The DNA sequence ATATTTAATTAAAAACTCTTTATCAAAAGAAGAATAAACAACTATGTTTGGATATAACAATCTATTTTTAACAAATAAAATTTTTCTCAAAAATGAAATTATTTTCTTTCCTCTTATTATATTTCAATCATAATGTTGCACTCAAATATACTTTACATTTTTTACAAAAGTTATATATGTTGCAAAATTATTATCTATAACCACATCAATGTTGTATTTTTTAATGATTTTTTTTGCCAATTTATTTACTTTTACACTTATTCAAAATAATTTAAAATAAGTTAAAAAATACGAATATTTTTTTTTATTTAATTTTGATTTATTATAAAAATCATGATAAATAAAATAAAAATTTTCATCAAAATCTTCTAAAAAATTTTTTTCTGGCAATTGGCTAATTTCAAAAACTTTATATTTTTTTTCAAGAAAAAAATTTATTAAATGAGTAGAATACGTTTCTATTCCTCCATGATTAAAATGCGGCTTAGAATTTAAAATTAAAATTTTTTTACTCATAAAATTTATAGATTTAGTGCAAATAAACAATATTCATTATATTAAAATTAGTTAATACCAAAATATATAATTTTAACTATGCATAATTATAATTTTTCAATTATTATTCCATATTACAATACAAATATAGAACAAACTAAATTTTGTTTAGAATCTTTGATTTGCCAAGATTTAAGTTTGTTAAAAGAAATTATTGTTGTTAATGATGGTAGTGACGATAAATATAGTGAACAAATATATAATTTAATTAAAAAAATAAATTCTAATACTAATAAAAAAGAAATAATTAAATTAATAAATCAAGAAAATAAAGGTCCTGTTTTAGCTAGAAAAACAGGTTTTTATAATTCTACAGGCGATGTAATTTTATTTGTGGATCCTGATGATTGAATATATGATAGTAATGCAATTTACAAATTAAATGATTATTTTAAAAATAACAAAACTATAGAATTAATTTGTATAGATGGATCTTGTGTTTATACATCAGAAATTAAAAATATCAAAATTAAAAAAAAGACTATTAAAACTTATATTAAAAATTTTGATATGAATTGATATTTTAATGATAATTTAAAACCTTACTCGCCAGTTACGGTTTGGAGATATGCTTATAAGAAAAAAATATTAGATGATATTAATTTTTGACAATCTTTAAGATTGCCATATGATGATTTTTATTTTAATTCATATTTAATAAGCAAAGAAAAAATAGGTTTAGTAACTAATGAGCCTTTTTACATATATAGAAAATATAGTCCCGGTTCAATATCCAATAAATCTTCAAAACTAAATCCTATACAAAAAATTGATTCGTATACAAAATGATTTACATCATTTGATTACAATATTTATACTTCTAAACAATGTTATGAATATTGAACTTCCATTTATATAGAATTAGGAGCTTCAACAATAGGATATAGAAAATTATTAATGTCTTGTGATAACAACAATATTCCTCACCCTTCAATTAAAGAAATGAAAAAATTTATTAAGAAATACAAAATTTACGGTATTTTAAGAAAATTTATAGTTTGAATGTGTTTGTATATACCTTGAATAGATTTTATTTTTCCAAAAATTTACAAACTCTTTAAAAATTAAATTTAGTTTTTAAATATTTTTAAGTAAATTTAATCATTTATTTTCAAAAACTTCAAAACTTAAATTTTCCTTAGCAAATGAAATGCAACTGTTAGATAATTTTTTATATTGAGTTTCATCTAAATTTAAAATTGTGTAAATTTTATCTATTCATTCTTCGGGATTGAAATTGTTAATAATCGCTCCTCTTTCATCATTTATTAAATAACTTGCGTTCAAGTATGTATTAGAAATAATGCAAGGCACGCCATTTGATAAAGCTTCAACAATAACTAATGGAAACCCTTCAAAATTTGAAGGTAATAATAAAATTTTGGTTTCGTCTAAAATTTTTTCAATTTCATCATTTTTAAAATAACCATGATAATTTATGTAATTATTTTTTGTTATTAAATATTCATCTTCACCTGAACCATAAACATCAATATTAATTTTTTTTTCTTTTTTTAAAGATAAATAAACAATTTCGTTTAAAAAATTTATATTTTTTTGTTTATTTTCTAAACGACCTATGTATGTTATTTGAGTTTTGTTATTAAAATTTTTAAAATTTAAATTTTTGTCACGTGGAATTGAAGGTGATATATAAAAAGAATTTGTTTTTTTATTATTTATCATTTTTTTTGATAAAAAATAATCAAAATCCTTTTTGGTAAAAAATACAATATTTGGATATTTTAAAGGGTTATTAATAAATAAAAATTTTCTTAAAATCTTATTTCAAAAAGAAAGTAGATAAACTTGAGAATCAAAATGTTGAATTCAAATATATTTGCTAAATTTATTAAATCAAATTGGTGTTGAAAAATTATTGTTTATAACAATATCTATATTATGTAATCGAATAAATTTTTTTATAAAAAAAGCATTTTTAATTTCACATAAATATAATTTAAAAAAAATAAAAAATCTTTTAAATAAATTTCTAGTTTTTTTATTATTTAAATCTTTTTT is a window from the Mycoplasmoides pirum ATCC 25960 genome containing:
- a CDS encoding glycosyltransferase family A protein, with product MHNYNFSIIIPYYNTNIEQTKFCLESLICQDLSLLKEIIVVNDGSDDKYSEQIYNLIKKINSNTNKKEIIKLINQENKGPVLARKTGFYNSTGDVILFVDPDDWIYDSNAIYKLNDYFKNNKTIELICIDGSCVYTSEIKNIKIKKKTIKTYIKNFDMNWYFNDNLKPYSPVTVWRYAYKKKILDDINFWQSLRLPYDDFYFNSYLISKEKIGLVTNEPFYIYRKYSPGSISNKSSKLNPIQKIDSYTKWFTSFDYNIYTSKQCYEYWTSIYIELGASTIGYRKLLMSCDNNNIPHPSIKEMKKFIKKYKIYGILRKFIVWMCLYIPWIDFIFPKIYKLFKN
- a CDS encoding glycosyltransferase, which gives rise to MKKILIITHNNSNNIGGIETYTKNLINIFTKNNYFVYEINVYSEKKNLFCSSNGNYEFVHTKYFENLNLKKDLNNKKTRNLFKRFFIFFKLYLCEIKNAFFIKKFIRLHNIDIVINNNFSTPIWFNKFSKYIWIQHFDSQVYLLSFWNKILRKFLFINNPLKYPNIVFFTKKDFDYFLSKKMINNKKTNSFYISPSIPRDKNLNFKNFNNKTQITYIGRLENKQKNINFLNEIVYLSLKKEKKINIDVYGSGEDEYLITKNNYINYHGYFKNDEIEKILDETKILLLPSNFEGFPLVIVEALSNGVPCIISNTYLNASYLINDERGAIINNFNPEEWIDKIYTILNLDETQYKKLSNSCISFAKENLSFEVFENKWLNLLKNI